In the Alteromonas sp. M12 genome, one interval contains:
- a CDS encoding SDR family NAD(P)-dependent oxidoreductase produces the protein MKTILITGATSGIGKALTLLCAQKNYKVIACGRNQDALEALAKYDNISTLKFDIANQQQVADALQNVHPDIAVLNAGVCEYVDIDCFEVTLFKRVFDVNFMGVVNCTASLIKASSPPQQIVIVDSLARLLPFTRSQAYGASKAALHYFSKSMQVDLAPKNILIQSASPGFVETPLTDKNDFEMPMKISVNEAADALLVGIEQRHSSIYFPKKLSFILRFLNLFPAWAKFKISSKMKNTQDTE, from the coding sequence ATGAAAACAATTTTAATCACAGGCGCAACATCTGGCATTGGTAAAGCGCTCACGCTTTTGTGTGCACAAAAAAATTACAAGGTAATTGCTTGCGGACGAAATCAAGACGCGTTAGAAGCGCTGGCGAAATACGACAATATATCGACACTCAAATTCGATATAGCGAATCAACAGCAAGTTGCTGACGCTTTGCAAAACGTGCATCCAGATATCGCGGTGCTAAACGCAGGTGTGTGCGAATATGTCGATATAGATTGCTTTGAAGTGACATTGTTTAAACGGGTGTTTGACGTCAATTTCATGGGTGTCGTAAATTGCACTGCTTCACTAATCAAAGCGAGCAGTCCACCACAGCAAATAGTGATTGTGGATAGTTTAGCGAGATTGCTGCCCTTCACTCGCAGTCAAGCATATGGTGCCAGTAAAGCAGCCTTACACTACTTCAGTAAGAGTATGCAAGTTGACCTAGCGCCCAAAAACATCCTCATTCAGAGCGCTTCTCCAGGCTTTGTAGAAACACCATTAACGGATAAAAATGATTTCGAAATGCCAATGAAAATTAGCGTCAATGAGGCTGCTGATGCCTTATTAGTGGGAATTGAACAGCGCCATTCAAGCATTTATTTCCCCAAAAAATTAAGTTTTATATTACGTTTTTTAAATCTTTTTCCTGCATGGGCGAAATTTAAAATAAGCAGCAAAATGAAGAATACTCAGGATACTGAATGA
- a CDS encoding nuclear transport factor 2 family protein, which translates to MSVLKKFENFYRNLSLQSIAHLGDVYAPEATLIDPLSQHQGLKCIKDYFENLLTNTSKCDCLIQHITEVEGDIFVTWKMRIVHPQLNSGKEFEVDGISHLKSANDKIVFHRDYYDLGEMIYEQVPLLKHIIRALKRRLVS; encoded by the coding sequence ATGAGTGTATTGAAAAAATTCGAAAATTTTTACCGAAACTTGTCGTTGCAATCAATTGCTCACTTGGGCGATGTATATGCTCCCGAAGCAACTTTGATAGACCCGCTTAGCCAACATCAAGGGCTTAAATGTATAAAAGATTACTTTGAAAATTTACTTACTAACACATCAAAATGTGACTGTTTGATTCAACATATCACTGAGGTTGAGGGTGATATTTTCGTAACCTGGAAAATGAGAATAGTGCACCCCCAGCTAAATTCGGGGAAAGAATTTGAAGTTGACGGTATTAGTCACTTAAAAAGCGCTAACGATAAGATTGTATTCCACCGAGATTATTACGACTTGGGAGAGATGATTTATGAGCAAGTCCCGCTGCTAAAACATATTATCAGGGCACTTAAACGAAGGTTAGTCTCATGA
- a CDS encoding DUF1365 domain-containing protein: MDSALYIGNVFHARHLPKKHAFNYKIFMFWLNLDEIDELCENVKGFSTNRFSVVRFKRSDFLGNPQDDLKSSVIQRMSELAQKPLSGKVFLLGQLRMFGLYFSPVNFYYLQQPDGTFSHLLAEVSNTPWNERHHYLVDLAVQQDCDKEFHVSPFNPLDMQYKWNVKQPSKRLTLSLSCFKEQKHFQANLNLVREPLNSKHLLRVILNIPSMTIKTVVGIYWQALKLFVKGVPFYGHPGNKEKKADVK; encoded by the coding sequence ATGGACAGTGCGCTATATATTGGCAACGTTTTTCATGCGCGACACCTTCCGAAAAAGCATGCCTTTAACTATAAAATATTTATGTTTTGGCTCAACCTAGATGAAATAGACGAGCTTTGCGAAAACGTAAAAGGCTTTTCTACCAATCGTTTTTCAGTGGTTAGGTTTAAGCGTTCAGATTTTTTAGGTAATCCACAAGATGATTTAAAGTCATCGGTGATACAACGTATGTCTGAATTAGCGCAAAAGCCACTGTCTGGAAAGGTATTTTTGTTAGGCCAACTGCGTATGTTTGGCTTGTATTTTAGCCCAGTCAATTTTTATTATTTACAACAACCAGATGGCACATTTAGTCATCTACTTGCTGAGGTGAGCAATACACCTTGGAACGAAAGACATCACTATTTGGTTGATTTAGCGGTCCAACAAGACTGTGATAAAGAATTTCATGTTTCTCCATTTAATCCCTTAGATATGCAGTATAAATGGAACGTTAAGCAACCTAGCAAAAGACTCACATTGTCACTTAGCTGCTTTAAAGAGCAGAAGCACTTTCAAGCAAATCTCAATCTTGTTCGTGAACCATTGAACTCAAAACACCTTTTACGCGTAATACTAAATATCCCAAGTATGACAATAAAAACCGTTGTCGGTATTTATTGGCAAGCATTGAAATTGTTTGTTAAAGGTGTGCCTTTTTATGGTCATCCTGGCAATAAGGAAAAAAAAGCAGATGTTAAATAG
- a CDS encoding FAD-dependent oxidoreductase, giving the protein MKKRIAIIGSGISGITCGHLLHEKFDITVFEANNYIGGHTATVDVDVAGKSYAIDTGFIVYNDWTYPNFIKLLAKIGVAGQPTEMSFSVKNLSENLEYNGNTINSLFAQRRNILRPKFHRIVRDILRFNKLCKQLFSEQTPEQIGDITLGEFLIQHKFSEDFNHNYILPMCAAIWSATLQDIKGFQLAFFLQFFNNHGLLNITDRPQWYTIIGGSREYINPLTEGFRDKILLNSPISQVEYVDGKYRITLAAVDGDLSNSNFEFDEVIFACHSDQALKMIKNPSIAQQDILSAMPYSPNEVVLHTDTSVLPKRRLAWASWNYLLKGGPNEEQEPTSLTYNMNILQRLESEHTFCVTLNNSEHIAPDKILKQFEYHHPQFSLQSAKAQSRRTEICGVAGMHFCGAYWYNGFHEDGVRSALDVCSRFGAEL; this is encoded by the coding sequence ATGAAAAAGCGAATCGCGATTATTGGAAGCGGCATTTCTGGCATAACATGTGGCCATTTACTCCATGAAAAGTTCGACATTACCGTGTTCGAAGCCAATAACTACATTGGCGGCCACACCGCCACTGTAGATGTTGATGTAGCCGGAAAAAGTTACGCCATAGACACTGGGTTTATAGTCTACAACGATTGGACTTATCCTAACTTTATTAAGCTACTTGCAAAAATCGGGGTGGCAGGTCAACCCACAGAAATGAGTTTCAGTGTGAAAAACCTGAGTGAAAACTTAGAATACAACGGCAATACAATTAATAGTCTATTCGCCCAACGAAGAAATATTCTTCGTCCTAAATTTCACCGAATTGTCCGCGACATATTGCGCTTCAATAAATTATGTAAACAACTTTTTAGTGAACAAACGCCCGAACAAATTGGCGATATCACTCTGGGCGAGTTTTTAATTCAACATAAATTTAGCGAAGATTTTAATCACAACTATATTTTACCTATGTGCGCTGCGATTTGGTCAGCAACGTTGCAAGATATTAAAGGCTTTCAGCTCGCGTTCTTTTTACAATTTTTCAATAACCATGGGTTATTAAATATCACTGACAGACCACAATGGTACACCATCATTGGTGGCTCCAGAGAATATATAAATCCATTAACAGAAGGTTTCAGGGACAAAATTCTATTGAACAGTCCTATTAGTCAAGTGGAATATGTAGATGGCAAATATCGTATTACATTGGCGGCAGTCGATGGGGATCTAAGTAACAGCAACTTTGAATTCGATGAAGTGATATTTGCCTGTCATAGTGATCAGGCGCTAAAAATGATTAAAAACCCTTCTATTGCACAACAAGATATTTTATCGGCTATGCCCTACAGTCCCAATGAAGTGGTATTGCACACTGATACCTCTGTATTGCCGAAGCGCAGATTGGCTTGGGCGAGTTGGAATTATTTACTCAAAGGTGGTCCTAACGAGGAACAAGAACCAACATCACTCACTTACAACATGAATATTTTACAACGCCTAGAGTCGGAACATACTTTTTGCGTGACACTGAATAATAGTGAGCATATCGCCCCTGATAAAATTTTAAAACAGTTCGAATACCATCATCCTCAATTTAGTTTGCAAAGCGCCAAGGCACAATCCCGAAGAACTGAGATTTGTGGCGTGGCGGGCATGCATTTTTGCGGTGCGTATTGGTACAACGGCTTTCATGAAGACGGTGTGCGCAGTGCTTTAGATGTGTGTAGTCGATTTGGGGCTGAACTCTAA
- a CDS encoding chalcone isomerase family protein, giving the protein MNIVMANPITGLTKVGSAKLEVFFFDIYFSTLYSKNGEYAADNLPLALQIKYLRAIKSEDLLERTEQEWQKLGYSSQNIRNWLDELDSIWPNIKKNDVLTLKVNANGHSQFFFNDDLIGVIQDPKFGPSFLAIWLDENCSYPKLRKQLIGG; this is encoded by the coding sequence ATGAATATAGTAATGGCTAATCCAATAACAGGACTGACGAAAGTCGGTTCTGCCAAACTAGAGGTATTCTTTTTCGATATTTATTTCTCAACTCTTTATAGCAAGAATGGAGAATATGCTGCTGATAACCTGCCATTGGCACTGCAAATAAAATACTTACGTGCAATAAAAAGTGAAGACTTATTGGAGCGCACAGAACAGGAATGGCAAAAACTAGGTTATTCCTCGCAGAATATTCGAAATTGGCTGGATGAGCTTGATTCAATTTGGCCGAATATCAAAAAAAATGACGTACTGACCTTGAAGGTCAATGCGAATGGTCACAGCCAATTCTTTTTTAATGATGATCTCATTGGAGTGATACAAGACCCCAAATTTGGACCGAGTTTTCTGGCCATATGGCTCGACGAAAACTGCAGTTACCCCAAACTTCGTAAACAACTGATTGGAGGTTAA
- a CDS encoding outer membrane protein assembly factor BamD: MTFKNSFYKLIILLSVATMYGCSSSPDDEDILIGNRSESALYDQAKESMSQGNFNVATEILSTLDSRFPFGPHSHQVQLDLIYSYYKVGKTDEAIATIDRFVRLNPNHSDVDYALYMRGLTNLDADKNLFQELVGIDRSDRDPSRSREAFSDFRRLINKFPDSKYAADAKKRMVFIKNRLAKYEIAVARFYMRREAYVAAANRGRYVLEYFPDSSEIQNALEIMVECYDQLELEELKNNALKTLRLNYPDSRYVS; the protein is encoded by the coding sequence ATGACATTTAAAAATTCATTCTACAAACTAATCATTCTGCTTTCTGTTGCCACTATGTATGGCTGTTCTTCTTCACCTGATGATGAAGATATTTTAATTGGGAACAGAAGCGAAAGTGCGCTGTATGATCAAGCAAAAGAAAGTATGTCGCAAGGTAATTTCAACGTTGCGACGGAAATATTAAGTACACTTGATTCTCGTTTCCCTTTTGGACCACATTCACACCAAGTGCAATTAGATCTGATTTACTCTTATTATAAAGTAGGTAAAACAGATGAAGCTATTGCCACTATTGATAGATTTGTGCGACTCAATCCTAATCACTCAGATGTGGATTATGCACTATATATGCGTGGTTTAACTAATTTAGATGCTGATAAAAACCTTTTCCAAGAACTGGTTGGCATTGATCGCTCAGATCGAGACCCGAGCCGTTCACGAGAAGCATTTTCTGATTTTCGCCGTTTAATTAATAAATTTCCCGATAGTAAATACGCTGCTGATGCTAAAAAGCGCATGGTGTTTATTAAAAATCGTTTAGCCAAGTATGAAATCGCCGTTGCACGTTTTTATATGCGCAGAGAAGCTTATGTTGCTGCTGCAAATCGTGGCAGATACGTGCTTGAATACTTCCCTGATTCTAGTGAAATTCAAAATGCATTAGAGATAATGGTTGAATGTTATGACCAACTGGAACTTGAAGAATTAAAAAATAATGCGTTAAAAACCTTGAGACTCAATTATCCAGACAGTCGCTACGTTAGCTAA
- a CDS encoding LON peptidase substrate-binding domain-containing protein, giving the protein MASETFTSPLFPLSAHILPGGVMSLRIFEPRYIRMVKEACAEQSGFVISMLNSMGDKTSNQHMYPIGTYVTVEDFDLLEDGLLGITVKGHSCVCIESVETAKDDLRIGQCRWQENWTSSAVETRNIDVDLKLKEIFDKYPEVQALYPNPKFDDPVWVVYRWLELLPVDADQKQTFLQQKDCLAALEFLSQLVK; this is encoded by the coding sequence TTGGCTTCTGAAACCTTTACTTCTCCATTGTTTCCATTGTCTGCACATATATTGCCAGGTGGCGTAATGTCATTACGTATTTTTGAACCCAGATATATTCGAATGGTAAAAGAGGCTTGTGCTGAACAATCTGGCTTCGTTATTAGTATGCTCAATTCAATGGGTGACAAAACATCAAACCAACATATGTATCCAATTGGGACTTATGTCACAGTTGAAGACTTTGATTTATTGGAAGATGGCTTGCTGGGTATCACTGTCAAGGGCCATTCTTGTGTATGTATAGAATCAGTTGAGACGGCAAAGGACGATCTCAGAATCGGACAGTGCCGCTGGCAAGAAAACTGGACATCTTCGGCAGTTGAAACTCGAAATATCGATGTAGATTTAAAATTAAAAGAAATTTTCGATAAATACCCAGAAGTTCAAGCGCTTTACCCTAACCCCAAATTCGACGATCCGGTTTGGGTGGTTTATCGCTGGTTAGAACTTCTCCCTGTCGATGCAGATCAGAAACAAACCTTTTTACAGCAGAAAGATTGTCTAGCAGCCTTGGAATTTTTATCACAACTGGTAAAGTGA
- a CDS encoding sigma-70 family RNA polymerase sigma factor produces MLVGIPLQSKNANIPTPKECAKEMSEHLVTVAEMRCKRSFAEVFNYFAPRLRSYCLKQTGNEALAMELVQDTMSNVWQKAHLFNAEKGSPSTWIFTIARNLRFDMLRKQQNRKEDICSDDLWPVLCEHTADVNEVSLEQQMTMQQINTMFESLPEKQKVVIEAIYIEGKSQQEVASQLDIPLGTVKSRTRLALQRLKELIKDDD; encoded by the coding sequence ATGCTGGTCGGAATTCCATTGCAGTCGAAAAATGCAAATATACCCACACCTAAAGAATGTGCTAAAGAAATGTCTGAGCACTTGGTTACAGTGGCTGAAATGCGCTGTAAGCGTTCGTTCGCTGAAGTATTTAATTACTTCGCACCTAGGCTCAGATCTTATTGCTTGAAACAAACAGGAAACGAAGCGCTGGCGATGGAGTTAGTGCAAGACACTATGTCTAATGTTTGGCAAAAAGCGCATTTATTCAATGCTGAAAAAGGTTCCCCTTCGACATGGATTTTTACTATAGCTAGAAATCTACGATTTGACATGTTGCGCAAACAACAAAACCGCAAGGAAGACATCTGTTCAGACGACTTGTGGCCAGTGTTGTGCGAGCATACAGCGGATGTCAACGAGGTTTCGCTGGAACAGCAAATGACCATGCAACAAATAAATACCATGTTCGAATCTCTTCCAGAAAAGCAGAAAGTGGTTATTGAAGCCATTTATATTGAGGGCAAATCTCAACAAGAGGTTGCTTCACAGCTAGATATTCCTTTGGGGACTGTGAAGTCTCGTACAAGGTTGGCGTTACAACGATTGAAAGAGTTGATTAAAGACGATGATTAA
- a CDS encoding ChrR family anti-sigma-E factor, which translates to MINFHPTQQQLSDFAQGLSAPALSLVISAHADMCPQCKRQISQLESASAKILVEQPIDRMAEQPTDFASMLAEITCLPAAEGPSNISQSHQIELDGRKFTVPRALKRYVEKTGNWSHLLGNLWQAPVDLGPIGKANFIFMQKQGRVPEHTHRGTELTLVIDGEFSDGISHYDTGDFILMNSENTHAPYSEASEGCLVFTIVDAPLHFTSGIARLLNPFSHLFF; encoded by the coding sequence ATGATTAATTTCCACCCAACTCAGCAGCAGTTGAGCGATTTTGCTCAAGGCTTAAGTGCTCCAGCGTTGTCGCTGGTGATTTCCGCCCATGCTGACATGTGCCCACAATGTAAAAGGCAAATTTCTCAGTTAGAAAGTGCATCTGCGAAAATACTTGTTGAGCAACCTATTGACAGAATGGCTGAACAACCCACTGATTTTGCATCTATGTTAGCTGAAATTACCTGTTTACCCGCTGCTGAGGGGCCGAGCAATATCTCTCAATCCCATCAGATAGAATTAGATGGTCGCAAATTTACTGTCCCCAGAGCTTTGAAACGCTATGTTGAAAAGACCGGTAATTGGTCACATCTATTGGGAAACCTTTGGCAAGCTCCCGTTGATTTAGGTCCCATAGGTAAAGCTAATTTTATTTTTATGCAAAAACAGGGGCGGGTGCCGGAACACACTCACAGAGGAACAGAACTGACCTTGGTGATTGATGGTGAGTTTAGTGACGGTATTTCACATTATGATACGGGTGACTTTATTCTGATGAATAGCGAAAATACTCACGCGCCATATTCTGAAGCCAGTGAAGGCTGTTTGGTGTTTACCATTGTTGATGCGCCCTTGCACTTCACATCTGGTATCGCACGTTTGCTTAATCCCTTTAGTCACTTGTTTTTCTAG
- a CDS encoding DUF3833 domain-containing protein: MNFIQYTAVCAAMVGLSGCSSSVDDYQGTTPEFKLKEYFSGNVTAWGIVQDINNKTTRRFCVDIIGTWQGDSGKLHETFYYADGETQIRQWQLNIQQDGTVTGSAGDVIGQASGEANGMSFNWHYTLRVPVDDSEFDLKVDDWMYMLDEKRMMNRSYMSKLGIGVAEISIFFDKTEPLRKCQ, encoded by the coding sequence ATGAACTTTATTCAATACACAGCGGTTTGCGCTGCAATGGTCGGTTTATCTGGGTGTTCATCCTCGGTCGATGATTATCAAGGAACCACACCAGAATTTAAACTAAAAGAGTATTTTTCAGGCAATGTAACCGCGTGGGGAATTGTGCAAGATATCAATAACAAAACGACTCGTCGTTTTTGTGTTGACATCATTGGCACTTGGCAAGGTGATAGCGGAAAATTACACGAAACGTTTTACTATGCAGATGGCGAAACGCAAATCAGACAGTGGCAACTTAATATTCAGCAAGACGGCACTGTCACAGGGTCTGCAGGTGATGTAATTGGCCAAGCAAGTGGCGAAGCTAATGGTATGAGTTTCAATTGGCACTATACACTCAGAGTGCCTGTAGATGATTCAGAATTTGATCTGAAAGTAGATGATTGGATGTACATGTTGGATGAAAAGCGCATGATGAATCGTTCGTATATGAGTAAATTAGGTATCGGAGTGGCAGAAATTTCCATCTTCTTTGATAAAACTGAGCCGCTTAGGAAATGCCAATAA
- a CDS encoding cyclopropane-fatty-acyl-phospholipid synthase family protein: MLNSENTLTQTETLSTTDRICRNILLKIFSQIPEGMMTIKEHGVLVDRFGDANSDLHAEINFLDLKAYKKLLFGGSVASGETYTDNLWETPNLTDVIRIFARNLPMLDAWEAKMRWIATPLRQISHLKNKNSKHQAKKNISAHYDLGNRLYTQFLDNSMMYSAAIYPTQDISLEQAQQLKLKAICDKLQLNENDHLLEIGTGWGGLAIFAAKHYGCKVTTTTISDEQFDYAQQWVAKENLTSRITLLKQDYRVLTGQYDKLVSIEMIEAVGKEYLPNFFEKCSSLLKKDGLMLLQSITIDDRRYESYSKDVDFIQKHIFPGGFLPSQYELNRHLKLYSDMMIRDSHDIGLDYAKTINHWHQRFLDKREVLAKEGYDERFMRMWRYYFSYCEGGFLERTISTVQLVLSKPSFIGQVIR; the protein is encoded by the coding sequence ATGTTAAATAGTGAAAACACCCTGACTCAGACTGAAACGTTATCCACCACAGATCGAATTTGCAGAAATATTTTGCTCAAAATTTTCAGTCAGATACCTGAAGGTATGATGACCATAAAAGAACACGGAGTCTTAGTTGACAGGTTTGGCGATGCAAATTCAGATCTTCACGCCGAAATTAACTTTCTCGACTTAAAAGCATACAAAAAATTACTATTTGGAGGTAGCGTCGCTTCGGGTGAAACCTACACGGATAATTTGTGGGAAACGCCAAATTTGACCGATGTGATTCGAATCTTCGCGCGCAATTTGCCTATGCTGGATGCTTGGGAAGCAAAAATGAGATGGATAGCCACTCCACTTCGTCAGATTAGTCATTTAAAAAATAAAAACTCTAAACATCAAGCCAAAAAGAATATCTCAGCACATTATGATTTAGGGAATAGGCTTTATACCCAGTTTTTAGATAACAGTATGATGTATTCCGCGGCTATTTATCCAACCCAAGATATTAGCTTGGAACAAGCCCAACAACTTAAACTCAAAGCGATTTGTGACAAATTGCAACTCAATGAAAATGATCACCTTTTGGAAATCGGTACGGGCTGGGGTGGTTTGGCCATATTTGCAGCTAAACATTACGGTTGCAAAGTCACTACAACAACTATTTCTGATGAACAATTTGATTATGCGCAACAATGGGTAGCTAAGGAAAATCTGACAAGTCGTATCACTTTGCTAAAGCAAGACTACCGAGTGTTAACAGGTCAGTACGATAAACTGGTTTCCATAGAGATGATTGAAGCGGTGGGCAAAGAGTACTTGCCTAATTTCTTTGAAAAGTGTTCTTCACTACTAAAAAAAGATGGTTTGATGCTGCTGCAATCCATCACCATAGATGATCGTCGTTACGAAAGTTACAGTAAAGACGTGGACTTTATTCAAAAACATATATTTCCGGGAGGATTTCTACCTTCTCAATATGAGCTAAACCGGCACTTAAAACTATACAGCGACATGATGATCCGCGATTCACATGATATCGGACTAGATTATGCAAAAACCATCAATCACTGGCATCAGCGCTTCTTAGACAAACGTGAAGTGCTCGCTAAAGAAGGATATGACGAAAGGTTTATGCGAATGTGGCGTTATTATTTTAGTTATTGTGAAGGAGGATTTTTAGAACGCACCATTTCAACAGTGCAGTTAGTGCTAAGTAAGCCGTCTTTCATCGGACAAGTAATCAGATAG
- a CDS encoding flagellar motor protein MotB, producing MAEQECPKCPPEGLPAWMGTFADLMSLLMCFFVLLLAFSEMDVLKFKQIAGSMKFAFGVQNKIEVKDIPKGTSVIAMEFRPGRPDPTPIENIQQQTVDMTQEMLEFQAGDEDSAGGRQKQRGEQRGGAAQQTATDQSSSSAQQQSSQEQTNELMKKVAQQLQKQILDGSIEMESLGQQIIIRIRENGSFSAGSAFLQPQFRPILKTIGELLADVPGEIEISGHSDSQQISNELYRSNWDLSAQRAVAVAEEIRKADGFDEQRMLVVGKADTAPLSTNENAGDRGRNRRVEIAINQGKPMYSKPISVIEP from the coding sequence ATGGCAGAGCAAGAATGCCCAAAATGTCCTCCTGAAGGACTCCCTGCGTGGATGGGGACTTTTGCGGACTTAATGTCTCTGCTGATGTGTTTCTTTGTGCTGTTGCTGGCCTTTTCTGAAATGGATGTGCTTAAATTTAAGCAAATTGCCGGTTCAATGAAATTCGCTTTTGGTGTGCAGAATAAAATTGAAGTCAAAGATATTCCTAAAGGTACCAGTGTTATTGCCATGGAATTTCGACCTGGCAGACCAGATCCCACTCCCATCGAAAATATCCAGCAGCAAACTGTTGATATGACCCAAGAAATGTTGGAATTCCAAGCCGGCGATGAAGATTCTGCTGGCGGACGGCAAAAACAACGAGGTGAACAACGAGGTGGAGCAGCACAACAAACCGCTACTGACCAGTCTTCGTCTTCTGCTCAACAACAATCTAGTCAAGAACAAACTAACGAGTTGATGAAAAAAGTCGCTCAACAATTACAAAAACAAATTTTAGATGGTTCTATTGAAATGGAATCTTTAGGCCAGCAAATTATCATAAGGATCCGTGAGAATGGATCGTTTTCCGCGGGATCTGCCTTTCTACAACCCCAATTTCGTCCCATTTTGAAGACGATTGGTGAATTACTTGCAGATGTTCCAGGTGAGATAGAGATTTCTGGCCACAGTGACAGTCAGCAAATATCCAATGAGTTATATCGCTCTAACTGGGATTTATCCGCGCAAAGGGCGGTTGCTGTAGCAGAAGAAATTAGAAAAGCTGACGGTTTTGATGAGCAACGCATGTTGGTGGTAGGGAAGGCGGATACCGCGCCATTGTCGACCAATGAAAACGCTGGAGACAGAGGTCGTAATCGCCGCGTAGAAATTGCTATTAACCAAGGTAAACCTATGTATTCAAAACCCATTTCGGTTATCGAGCCTTAA
- the pomA gene encoding flagellar motor protein PomA: MDLATLIGMLGAIGFVVMAMVMGGDISMFMNVPSILIVFGGTLFVVLSQYTLGQFFGAGKIGGKAFMFKIESPDDLIQKIVEMADAARKGGFLALEEAEIENAFMQKGVDMLVDGHDVDVVRDTLAKDIAMTTERHEFGATIYKGMGDVAPAMGMIGTLIGLVAMLSNMDDPKAIGPAMAVALLTTLYGAFFANVICLPMSVKLLNRANEEKLNQSLVLDGIIGIADGQNPRVIEGILKSYLAANKRGAATEEE, encoded by the coding sequence GTGGATTTAGCGACCCTTATAGGTATGCTTGGTGCAATCGGTTTCGTCGTCATGGCCATGGTTATGGGTGGCGACATTAGTATGTTTATGAACGTGCCATCTATCCTTATTGTATTTGGTGGTACATTGTTTGTGGTGCTATCTCAGTACACACTTGGGCAGTTTTTCGGTGCGGGTAAAATCGGCGGAAAAGCATTCATGTTTAAGATTGAATCGCCTGACGACCTAATTCAGAAAATTGTAGAAATGGCTGATGCAGCTAGAAAAGGTGGCTTTTTGGCCCTTGAAGAAGCTGAAATAGAAAATGCATTCATGCAAAAAGGCGTCGATATGTTGGTAGATGGCCACGATGTCGATGTGGTCAGAGATACCCTTGCTAAAGACATTGCGATGACCACTGAACGTCACGAGTTTGGTGCCACAATTTACAAAGGTATGGGAGACGTTGCTCCTGCAATGGGCATGATCGGTACTTTAATTGGCTTGGTTGCTATGCTTTCTAACATGGATGATCCAAAAGCAATTGGACCCGCAATGGCTGTGGCACTATTAACCACCCTATATGGCGCTTTTTTTGCGAATGTTATTTGTTTGCCGATGTCAGTTAAATTGCTAAACCGTGCGAACGAAGAGAAACTTAATCAAAGCCTGGTGTTAGACGGCATAATAGGTATCGCAGACGGACAAAATCCAAGAGTTATCGAAGGAATATTGAAAAGTTATCTTGCTGCGAATAAGCGCGGTGCGGCGACAGAGGAAGAATAG